The Petrotoga mobilis SJ95 genomic sequence AAATAGGCTTTGAAATGGACGAACATACAAATACTTTGATAATCATGTCTGTGATTGATAATTTAATGAAAGGAGCCAGTGGCCAGGCGGTACAAAATATGAATTTAATGTTTGGACTGCCTGAAAATAAAGGCCTTGATATTATAAGAATCTTTCCATGAACTTGATATTTTTTTGAAATTAATGTATAATTAAGAAAAATTTAAGGACCTTGATGTAAGTCTAGAGTTACAATAGAAACAAAAATTGAAAGGAGGGAGGGTACGATTCTTCTAAATCTAATGGAAAGAAGAACGTACAAAAGAACGTGAGTAACGTGTATATAGTTGATACAACTTTAAGAGATGGCGAGCAAACTGCCGGGGTAGTATTTGCCAATGAAGAAAAGGTCCAAATAGCGAAGATGTTAGCAGAGTTAGGGGTTTATCAGATCGAAGCCGGGATTCCCACGATGGGTGGAGATGAAAAGGAAGCCATAAAAAAGATAAGTAAATTAGACTTAGGTGTATCAATTATGGGCTGGAATAGAGCAGTTATAAAGGATGTTGAAGAATCTATTGATTGTGGGGTTGATGCTGTTGCCATTTCTATTTCCACTTCAGATATTCACATCAAACATAAATTAAAGAAAGATAGGGATTGGGTATTAAAAAGCATGGTAGATGCCACAAAATTTGCCAAAAAACACAATTTGTACGTGTCTGTAAACGCTGAAGATGCCTCTAGAACTGATATGGATTTTCTTATAAAGTTTGCCAAAGAGGCTAAAGAGGCAGGAGCGGATAGGTTAAGATACTGTGACACCGTTGGCATGATGGAACCATTTTCCATCTACGAACATATCAGAAGAATAATAGACGAAGTTGGTATAAATGTTGAAATGCATACTCACAACGATTTTGGCTTAGCTACAGCTAATACATTGGCAGGAATAAGAGCGGGTGCTAAGTACGCAGGTGTTACGGTAAATGGGTTAGGAGAAAGAGCAGGTAATGCAGCTTTAGAGGAAGTGGTGATGGCTCTTAAATACATTTACAAAAATGATTTGGGAATAAAAACTCACTTACTAAAAGAAGTTTGTGAATACGTTGCTAAGGCGTCAGGAAGAGTTCTTCCTTTATCAAAAACAATCGTAGGCCATAATGTTTTTGCTCACGAGTCTGGCATTCATACAGACGGTGTATTAAAGGACTCCAAAACATATGAATCCTTCACTCCTGAAGAAGTAGGATTACAAAGACAAATACTTATTGGAAAACATTCCGGGAGGAACGCAATTATTGCAAAATTCAAAGAATACGAAATAGATTTAACTCCTGAAGAAGGAGAAGAGATTTTAAAAAGGGTAAGATCCCTATCTGTTCAACTCAAAAGAAGCTTATTCGATAAAGAGTTAATCTATCTTTACAACGAAATGAGGGAGGAAAAGATAAAGGATGTCAACTTACAAAACAATATCTGAAAAGATATTCAGTGATCATTTGGGAAGAGATGTTGAAGCGGGGGAAATAGTCATAGTTGATGTTGATTTCATGATGGGGCAAGATGGAACCACTCCATTAGCTATTAAGACGTTTGAAAATGTTGGAGCTAAAAAGGTTGCCTACCCTGAAAAAGTAGCCTTTGTAATAGACCACAACGCTCCCAGTCCAAGTGAAAAGGTTTCTGCGTTACATAAATTGATGAGAGATTTTAGTAGCAATTACGGTACCAAGTTTTACGATATCGGTGAGGGCATATGTCATCAACTAATGCCCGAAAAAGGGCATGCCCTACCTGGACAGATCGTAATAGGGGCTGATTCTCACACGTGTACTTATGGGGCCCTTAATTGTTTCTCAACGGGTGTCGGTTCAACAGATTTGGCTATTGCTATGGCGAGTGGTAAGTTATGGTTTAAGGTACCACAAAGTATAAAAATTGTTTTAGAAGGTTCTCTTTCAAAAGGTATTTATTCTAAGGACGTTGCGTTGTATGTTATAAAGAATATGACCGCCAATGGAGCAACTTACAAGGCTGTAGAGTTTGAGGGCCCAGTTATTGATAATTTATCGGTTGAGGCAAGATTTACCATTTCTAATATGTCAGTGGAAATGGGAGCCAAAGTCGGTTTGATGAAACTTGATGAAAAAGCTGAAAATTGGATAAAAGAAAGAACTGATAAACCATTTAAAAGTTACGAATCAGACGAAGGTGCAAATTATGAAAAGATATACAAATTTGATGTCAGCGATTTGGAACCTCAAGTTGCCAAACCCCATGCCGTTGATAATGTTAGTCCAATTAGTGAAGTTGAAGGTATTCCTATACATCAAGGTTTGTTAGGTACGTGCACTAACGGAAGAATTGAAGATCTAAGAATAGCTGCGAATATCTTAAAAGGCAGAAAAATCCATAAGGGTGTTAGACTTATTGTGGCTCCTGCATCTAAAGATACTTTATTAAAAGCTATGAATGAGGGAATAATTCAAACTTTAATTCAAGCTGGAGCTACGGTAGTTGCCCCAGGCTGTGGGCCTTGTGTGGGTACACATAATGGAGTACCTTCAGATGGCGAGAATGTAATTTCTACAGCAAATAGAAACTTCAAAGGAAGAATGGGAAACAACAAAGCTTTCATCTATTTGGGATCACCTGCCACAGTGGCAGCTTCTTGTATTGAGGGAAAAATAGCGGATCCCCGAAAATATTTGTGAAAGTTAATTTTTAGAACGGGAGGATAAATAATGGAATTAAAAGGTTATTCTCATAAATTTGGTGATGATGTGAACACCGACTACATTATTTCTGGAAAATACAAATTCAATACCATCGATATGGATGAATTATCTGTTCATTTGATGGAGGATCTAAGGCCAAATTTTTATAATGAAATCAAAAAAGGTGATTTCATTGTTGCAGGAGAAAATTTTGGTTGTGGTTCTTCTAGGGAACAAGCTCCTTTAGTGATAAAACATGCTGGTATAAGTGCTGTTATAGCAACATCTTTCGCCAGAATATTTTATAGAAATTCCATAAATATTGGCTTACCTTTAGTTGAAGTTCCAACTGATAATATAGAAGAAGGTGATTTATTGACTGTTGATCTAGAAAAAGGTGTAGTTAAGAATCTTACCAAAGATGAAATTTTGAAGATTAAATCTCTCCCCAAAGTGATGCTAAAGATTTTACAAAGTGGGGGTTTGGTTAATTATTACAAAAAATATGGTACTTTAGAATTAATGGAATAGTAGGTGATTTTATGTATACAGTTACTTTGATTCCGGGTGATGGAATAGGTCCAGAAATAACCTCTGTAGTGGTAGAGATTTTTGAACATTTGAAAGCTCCTATTAGTTGGGATTTAGTGGAAGCTGGAGAGAAGGTAATTGAAAAATATGGAACTCCACTGCCTGATTATGTGATCGATTCGATTAGGAAAAATAAAGTAGCCTTGAAAGGTCCTATAACTACGCCGATAGGCAAAGGATTTAGAAGTGTGAACGTTACACTAAGAGAACGGTTCAATTTATATGCAAATTTAAGGCCTGTTAAAAGTTTAGAGGGTCTCAATACTAAGTACAATAATGTCGATTTGGTTGTAGTGAGAGAAAATACCGAATGTTTGTATAAAGGGATTGAGTATAAGATTGACGATACAGCTTGTGCCGTCAGAGTTATAACAAAAAGCGCAAGTGAAAAGATCGCATATTTTGCATTTAATTATGCAAAGGAAAATAAAAGAAAGAAAGTCACAGCTGTTCATAAGGCTAACATTCTAAAGATTACAGATGGCTTATTTTTGGAAGCTATTAGAAAAGTAGCAAATGAATATCCTGAAATAGAGTACGAAGAAAAGATCATTGACAATATGTCAATGCAGTTGGTGTTGAATCCTGAAAAATTTGATGTAGTTGTAGCCCCAAATTTGTACGGAGATATCCTTTCCGATTTAGCTGCAGGTTTAATAGGAGGATTGGGTCTTGCTCCAGCTGCTAATATTGGTGAGGATACTGCTATCTTTGAGGCAGTCCATGGGAGTGCTCCGGATATAGCTAATAAAGGTATAGCAAACCCGATCGCCTTATTAAGCTCATCCATTATGTTGTTAGATTATTTAAAGCTGAACGAGTTAGCAAAAAAACTCGAAAACGCTATTTCCTCAACAGTTAAAGATATAGATAGTTTAACCCCGGATTTAGGTGGAAAAGGTAACATAGAGTCTATAAAAAATAAAATTATTTCATTTTTGAATTGAATGGTTGGTGATTTTTTTGAAAGATAGAATTTATAAGATAGTTATAAAGGTTGGTAGTAGTTCAATAGCCGATGAGAATGGAATAAATGTTGGTAAGATGAATAAAATCGTCGAGCAAGTGACTGAATTAAAGTTTAAAAGAAAAAAAGATATAATTATTGTTTCATCAGGAGCTATTGCCGCTGGCAAAAGTGAGTTAGGTTACCGTTATAAACCTTATTCTGTTTCTGAAAAGCAGGCTTGTGCAGCAGTTGGTCAAGGTGTGTTGATCTCTAAATATCGTGATCTTTTTGCAGTTAAAAATATTAAAGTGGCTCAAATACTTTTAACGGCTGACGATTTTTCTAATCGTCAGCGTTATTTAAATGCATACAATACGATGAATGCACTTTTAGAAAATGATGTAGTACCTATTGTAAATGAAAACGATACAGTAACGACAGATGAAATTAAATTAGGCGATAATGATGTTTTGTCTGCTCAAGTTGCAAGCTTGTTGGAAGCAGACTTATTGATCATTCTCTCGGATATTCCAGGATTATTAAAAAATTTAGGGAACCCGAAATCGCTGATTAATATTGTTGAAGAAGTTACCCCCGAGCTTGAAAATCTTGCCAACGGAAAGAGTGGCAAACTTGGTACTGGAGGAATGAGTTCAAAATTAAAAGCAGCAAAGATTTCCAATGCTTCAGGAATACCTTTAACAATTCTCCCATCTTACGAAGAGGGTATCATCACAAAAGCTGTTGATAATATTGAAAATACGAAGTTCAACATTGGTACAACCTTTTTACCTAAAGATAAAAAGATGAGCAAAAGGAAAAGGTGGATTCAGTTCAGCTTAAAGCCAAAAGGAGAATTGATTGTGGATAATGGAGCTCGCGAGGCACTTTTAAAAGGAAAAAGTTTGTTAGCGGTAGGAATTGTAAGTTTAACAGGAAATTTTTCCATCGGAGATCTGGTGATAGTCTCCAATAAAAAAGGAGAAAATATCGGAAGGGGTTTGGTAAACTATTCATCAAAGGAATTGAAAGAAATAATTGGTAAGAAAACCAATGAAATTCTTACGTTCAAAGACAACGTTGGTCCTGAAGAAGTAATACACAGGGATAATTTAGTTATAATGGAGGCAACGGAGGGATTTGAACCCTCGAATAACGGTTTTGCAGACCGCCGCCTTTGACCCCTTGGCTACGTTGCCAAATTGGCGGGGACGACGGGACTCGAACCCGCGGCCACCGGTGTGACAGACCGGCATGATAACCAACTTCACCACGTCCCCTTCAACTTCAAGTGTATTTTATCATATAATTCTTATTTTGTCTAGTCTATTCTATTCTTCGCTTGCTTCATCATCAGTGATGACTTCTTCTTTTTGTTCTTCGTTTGGGGTTACATTTTCACCTTCAAACTCTTCTTTTGATATTTCAACTATTTGTACTTTCTCTTTGATGAATTGGGCAACTTTTTCTCTTAATTTGTTCCACAGGATTTCATTTGATAGTTCGGGATTTGAGCTTATTATTTCCTGAGCGCGAGAGAAAGGTAAACCATACATAGTTGAGAAGTTCTTAATTTCTTGAGATAACTCCTCATTTCCTACTTTTATGTTGTTTTCTAAAGATATTTTTTCGATGACAACCATCTCTTTAATCCAATTTAAAGCACTCTTTTTGATTTCTTCTCTCAATTTATTTTCATCATTTTCAAATTTTTTTAAGTTTTCTTCGTATTTATCCTTGCTTTTTAGGTCGTTTATTGTCGAGTCAATATAATAATTTATGCTTTCTTCAGATATATCAATATCAACATAATTGGGTAACTCAGATAAGATATAGTTAATCACAAATTCATCCTGCCAATTTTTAACAGCTTCTTCTCCTTCTTTTTTCAGCATCTCTTTCAGGTCGTTCAATGTTTCTACTTCAATATTCAACTCTTTGGCGAAATTATCGTTCAATTCTGGAAGTCTTCTTGTATAAGCTTGTGCGATTCGCACTTTTTGAACCAATTTTTTGCCCTGGTCTTCTTTTTCTAATTCAAATTCGTTCCCGGATTTTTTCCCGAGAAGGTTTTTAACCAGCTCTCTTTCGTCATTTTCTCTTACTACTATTTCTTCTTCTTCATTGGACTTGATTATTTCACCGTTTTCGTCTACTAAATCATAATTAATTCTTACATAATCTCCATATTGTATTGGTTCTTCTTTTGGATCTAATATTGCGTTGCTCTCCAGTAAATCATTCAATCTTCTTTGAACAAAGTCTTCAACCACTTCTTTAGATTCAGGGATTTTAACCGTTATATTTTCAAATTCTGTTTTTGTAATTTCAGGATAGGTGTGAAGTAAAACTTCAAATTCTATGTGTTCCTCATCTTGAGCTTTTGATTCAACAATAATTGGGAAGAGTAAATTTTCTTCTTCTCTGATTTTGTGATCTAGCTCATGTTCGGCTTCTTCTAACAACATATTATTGAAATCGGGACCTAAACGCAACTTAATAACCTGTTTGGGGACTTTACCCTTTCTAAATCCTTCAAAGGTGTAATGCTGGTTAATTTCTCGAACGATTTGATCTTCTATTTTTTCAATTTCATCTTTAGAAAATTTGATAAGGTATTTCTTAACATTTTTGTCTTGACTAAGTAAAGTTTTTTCCATGATTCTTCCTCCTAATTTTGAGAAGTTTTCATCAAAGTTCAA encodes the following:
- the nifV gene encoding homocitrate synthase, which gives rise to MYIVDTTLRDGEQTAGVVFANEEKVQIAKMLAELGVYQIEAGIPTMGGDEKEAIKKISKLDLGVSIMGWNRAVIKDVEESIDCGVDAVAISISTSDIHIKHKLKKDRDWVLKSMVDATKFAKKHNLYVSVNAEDASRTDMDFLIKFAKEAKEAGADRLRYCDTVGMMEPFSIYEHIRRIIDEVGINVEMHTHNDFGLATANTLAGIRAGAKYAGVTVNGLGERAGNAALEEVVMALKYIYKNDLGIKTHLLKEVCEYVAKASGRVLPLSKTIVGHNVFAHESGIHTDGVLKDSKTYESFTPEEVGLQRQILIGKHSGRNAIIAKFKEYEIDLTPEEGEEILKRVRSLSVQLKRSLFDKELIYLYNEMREEKIKDVNLQNNI
- a CDS encoding 3-isopropylmalate dehydratase large subunit — encoded protein: MSTYKTISEKIFSDHLGRDVEAGEIVIVDVDFMMGQDGTTPLAIKTFENVGAKKVAYPEKVAFVIDHNAPSPSEKVSALHKLMRDFSSNYGTKFYDIGEGICHQLMPEKGHALPGQIVIGADSHTCTYGALNCFSTGVGSTDLAIAMASGKLWFKVPQSIKIVLEGSLSKGIYSKDVALYVIKNMTANGATYKAVEFEGPVIDNLSVEARFTISNMSVEMGAKVGLMKLDEKAENWIKERTDKPFKSYESDEGANYEKIYKFDVSDLEPQVAKPHAVDNVSPISEVEGIPIHQGLLGTCTNGRIEDLRIAANILKGRKIHKGVRLIVAPASKDTLLKAMNEGIIQTLIQAGATVVAPGCGPCVGTHNGVPSDGENVISTANRNFKGRMGNNKAFIYLGSPATVAASCIEGKIADPRKYL
- a CDS encoding 3-isopropylmalate dehydratase small subunit, whose protein sequence is MELKGYSHKFGDDVNTDYIISGKYKFNTIDMDELSVHLMEDLRPNFYNEIKKGDFIVAGENFGCGSSREQAPLVIKHAGISAVIATSFARIFYRNSINIGLPLVEVPTDNIEEGDLLTVDLEKGVVKNLTKDEILKIKSLPKVMLKILQSGGLVNYYKKYGTLELME
- a CDS encoding isocitrate/isopropylmalate dehydrogenase family protein — its product is MYTVTLIPGDGIGPEITSVVVEIFEHLKAPISWDLVEAGEKVIEKYGTPLPDYVIDSIRKNKVALKGPITTPIGKGFRSVNVTLRERFNLYANLRPVKSLEGLNTKYNNVDLVVVRENTECLYKGIEYKIDDTACAVRVITKSASEKIAYFAFNYAKENKRKKVTAVHKANILKITDGLFLEAIRKVANEYPEIEYEEKIIDNMSMQLVLNPEKFDVVVAPNLYGDILSDLAAGLIGGLGLAPAANIGEDTAIFEAVHGSAPDIANKGIANPIALLSSSIMLLDYLKLNELAKKLENAISSTVKDIDSLTPDLGGKGNIESIKNKIISFLN
- the tig gene encoding trigger factor, translated to MEKTLLSQDKNVKKYLIKFSKDEIEKIEDQIVREINQHYTFEGFRKGKVPKQVIKLRLGPDFNNMLLEEAEHELDHKIREEENLLFPIIVESKAQDEEHIEFEVLLHTYPEITKTEFENITVKIPESKEVVEDFVQRRLNDLLESNAILDPKEEPIQYGDYVRINYDLVDENGEIIKSNEEEEIVVRENDERELVKNLLGKKSGNEFELEKEDQGKKLVQKVRIAQAYTRRLPELNDNFAKELNIEVETLNDLKEMLKKEGEEAVKNWQDEFVINYILSELPNYVDIDISEESINYYIDSTINDLKSKDKYEENLKKFENDENKLREEIKKSALNWIKEMVVIEKISLENNIKVGNEELSQEIKNFSTMYGLPFSRAQEIISSNPELSNEILWNKLREKVAQFIKEKVQIVEISKEEFEGENVTPNEEQKEEVITDDEASEE